A window of the Sphingomonas piscis genome harbors these coding sequences:
- a CDS encoding FkbM family methyltransferase codes for MTLALSRAYQKVVIATLRPYTLRQLPGWGRLYNRLAAWEQNDRWTGAPTVEMRHRDHGYVTLLDLTKWADRLTYFLGRWSDIAIQTAVKELVKPSDTIVDIGANRGDFSLFASSVVPQGKVISFEPNPVCRGRLIETIERNSIRNIAVQPFGLSDQPAELTLYIPAYNDGEATFAGEGAFDPNQTKAVTAEVRVGDNALCSERIALIKLDVEGFELHALKGLTETFNRDRPPLIIEIARKHLARAGSSPEQVISYIESLGYSGRMLGIQRSNGHHRFKLEALPKGDEGYDALFLHKDDPRASFLTA; via the coding sequence ATGACTTTAGCACTATCCCGAGCCTATCAGAAGGTCGTCATCGCCACGCTGCGTCCATACACATTGCGGCAACTTCCAGGCTGGGGCAGGCTATACAATCGGTTAGCAGCTTGGGAGCAGAACGATCGCTGGACGGGAGCGCCAACCGTTGAAATGCGGCACCGCGATCATGGTTATGTTACCCTTCTGGATCTGACCAAGTGGGCTGACCGGCTGACTTACTTCCTCGGACGCTGGAGCGACATAGCCATTCAAACGGCTGTGAAAGAACTGGTCAAGCCAAGTGACACGATTGTAGATATTGGCGCGAACCGTGGTGACTTCTCCCTATTTGCTTCCTCGGTCGTACCACAAGGTAAGGTGATCTCTTTTGAACCTAACCCGGTATGCCGTGGCAGGCTGATTGAGACCATTGAGCGCAATTCGATTCGCAACATCGCTGTCCAGCCTTTCGGGCTTAGCGATCAACCCGCCGAACTCACCCTCTATATTCCAGCTTATAACGATGGCGAAGCGACGTTTGCCGGCGAAGGTGCATTCGATCCTAATCAAACAAAGGCTGTCACTGCCGAGGTCAGGGTGGGCGACAATGCACTTTGCAGCGAGCGCATCGCACTCATCAAACTGGACGTGGAGGGTTTCGAGCTGCACGCACTCAAAGGATTAACTGAAACTTTCAACCGCGACCGTCCCCCGCTCATCATCGAGATTGCGCGCAAACATCTCGCCCGCGCCGGATCATCACCGGAGCAAGTTATCTCCTACATCGAGAGCTTGGGCTATTCAGGTCGCATGCTAGGTATCCAAAGGTCTAATGGCCATCATAGGTTCAAGCTTGAGGCGCTACCCAAAGGCGATGAAGGCTATGATGCTTTATTCCTTCATAAGGACGATCCACGCGCCTCATTTCTGACGGCCTGA
- a CDS encoding GumC family protein: MISETEQSEGGMGWFFNHLPTILWQRRNLVLVPFVVLSLAATIAAFALPTVYRSTASLLVQSQDLPDALVQSPEAGDIEQRIARIRERVLSRGDLIQLIEQNNLYPNLRRSKPLSKVVEKMRNSTTVGAQANDLGGQSAKSAPIAIDMSFDYSDPTQAQVVLQSFVNSFLTMDTEDVAAQAQLSVRFLEDQATKLRSQISTIENQLTSLKARNGSALASTGAPPMLDLGSYSTQIASLENDNRQLLAQASRAPPKLPELAAAEAALAAAEAMYSDSHPDVQAARTRLRLAQQLARESSAPNDSAVIRSQIAANNATIASLQQARAAAMARAQASATGSARAPAILEQAMQLENKVSGLRDQYKLVSDNLLKAQNGARLANEQRAERLSLVEPPSLPDSPYSPNRPLLVAAGAAAGLIFGLLLACAVEFIRRPLRSPSQIETLGLPLIGVVPLIGENKQPNRFGKVFQRKRVSVA, from the coding sequence ATGATTTCCGAGACTGAACAGTCCGAGGGCGGCATGGGGTGGTTCTTCAATCACCTGCCTACAATTCTGTGGCAACGTCGAAATCTCGTCCTGGTGCCGTTTGTCGTACTGTCTCTTGCCGCGACTATCGCAGCTTTTGCATTGCCGACAGTTTATCGTTCGACAGCCAGCCTGCTTGTCCAGTCTCAGGACTTGCCGGACGCACTCGTGCAATCGCCGGAAGCCGGAGACATCGAACAAAGGATCGCTCGCATCCGTGAAAGGGTGCTAAGTCGGGGAGACCTGATACAGCTTATTGAGCAGAACAACCTATATCCGAATCTTCGCCGCTCGAAACCGCTCTCCAAGGTGGTGGAAAAGATGCGGAATTCAACGACTGTAGGAGCCCAGGCCAACGATCTCGGTGGCCAATCTGCCAAGAGCGCGCCGATCGCTATTGACATGAGTTTTGACTATTCAGATCCCACTCAGGCCCAAGTGGTTCTTCAAAGCTTCGTGAATAGCTTTTTGACGATGGACACCGAAGACGTTGCGGCTCAGGCACAGCTAAGTGTTCGCTTCTTGGAAGATCAGGCAACCAAATTGAGGTCGCAGATCTCCACCATCGAGAACCAGCTGACCAGCCTGAAGGCGAGGAACGGCTCGGCGCTTGCTAGTACCGGCGCTCCCCCAATGCTGGACCTGGGTAGCTATTCGACTCAGATTGCGAGTTTAGAAAACGATAATCGGCAGTTACTCGCACAGGCCAGCCGCGCCCCTCCCAAGCTTCCAGAGCTCGCAGCAGCAGAGGCTGCCTTGGCGGCTGCAGAAGCTATGTACAGCGACAGCCATCCGGACGTCCAAGCTGCTCGGACTCGCTTGCGCTTGGCGCAACAATTAGCGCGCGAAAGTTCGGCCCCAAACGACTCCGCAGTGATCCGAAGCCAAATTGCCGCCAACAATGCGACGATCGCCTCACTTCAGCAGGCTCGTGCAGCTGCCATGGCCCGAGCTCAAGCGTCGGCAACTGGGTCCGCACGAGCCCCCGCCATTCTCGAGCAGGCTATGCAGCTTGAGAATAAGGTTTCTGGCCTACGTGACCAGTATAAGTTAGTTTCAGACAACTTGCTGAAGGCTCAAAATGGCGCCCGGCTTGCGAACGAACAGAGGGCAGAGCGGCTTTCGCTCGTGGAGCCTCCGAGTCTTCCGGACAGTCCGTATTCACCCAACCGCCCGCTGCTCGTTGCAGCCGGCGCCGCAGCAGGGCTGATCTTCGGGCTGCTGCTTGCGTGCGCAGTCGAATTCATTCGAAGGCCGCTACGCAGCCCATCGCAGATAGAAACATTGGGGCTGCCGTTGATAGGCGTTGTGCCATTGATAGGTGAGAATAAGCAGCCAAACCGCTTTGGCAAAGTCTTTCAGAGGAAAAGAGTAAGTGTTGCATAA
- a CDS encoding exopolysaccharide biosynthesis polyprenyl glycosylphosphotransferase: MPINNELRPSSRQTERPASMLARVRFTSNIVGPLVFLRDMLSCALSIPIALILYHWLFGDRLVLSVHLFAGTAMMGTFILMRVSKDSYLQNLFTINERGDSAEFDALMSGLVATALVFLAGMVESFSRGLSTIYLGTTVLLLTASRIPFRGLLAKLASRGVIGQRIAFYGADPDSISGIRRLLSSSELLHLSFIGVADDRPKLQAYSDLPFLGGSEELANMARDGLVDQVLISVRNLPSARLQEIMNRLSSVCIDISLIPDQAVDLAPQYRVRLLGSVPVLTLWQRPWRDVSGLLKRFEDLLLASIALLVVLPVMALSALLIKLTSTGPVFFVQPRIGFNNEIIEVLKFRSMYLDDADFKGLQTTTKKDPRVTPIGRILRRLSIDELPQLFNVLRGDMSMVGPRPHATHMQVEDRYYQEAVKGYAGRHRVKPGITGLAQVKGLRGEIRTLERAKRRVELDQQYINQWSIWLDLWILMLTLRAVFLDADAY; encoded by the coding sequence TTGCCGATCAACAATGAGTTGCGGCCCAGTTCACGTCAGACTGAGCGTCCTGCTTCAATGTTGGCTCGTGTTCGGTTTACATCGAACATCGTTGGGCCCTTGGTTTTTCTGCGGGACATGCTGAGTTGCGCGTTGTCGATACCAATTGCGCTCATCCTGTATCATTGGCTCTTCGGCGATCGGCTTGTGCTTTCTGTCCATCTGTTCGCCGGCACAGCGATGATGGGAACGTTCATACTGATGCGCGTCTCGAAGGACAGTTATCTCCAAAACCTCTTCACGATCAACGAGCGAGGCGACAGCGCTGAGTTTGACGCTCTCATGAGCGGTCTAGTGGCCACAGCCCTCGTTTTTCTAGCAGGCATGGTAGAAAGCTTTTCACGAGGCTTAAGTACGATTTACCTTGGGACGACAGTACTATTGCTCACCGCGTCGCGAATACCATTCCGTGGTTTGCTCGCCAAATTGGCTTCGCGAGGTGTGATCGGGCAACGCATTGCTTTCTACGGCGCGGACCCTGACTCCATTAGCGGCATCCGCCGGCTGCTGAGTTCTAGCGAACTACTGCATCTTAGCTTTATTGGTGTTGCAGACGACAGACCAAAACTTCAGGCGTACTCCGATCTTCCATTCTTAGGTGGAAGCGAGGAGCTCGCAAACATGGCCCGCGACGGGCTGGTCGATCAAGTTCTAATCAGTGTCCGAAATCTGCCTTCTGCTCGCCTGCAGGAGATTATGAATCGACTAAGCTCCGTGTGCATCGATATCTCGCTAATTCCGGACCAGGCAGTCGACCTTGCGCCGCAATATCGGGTGCGGCTCCTTGGTTCTGTGCCGGTGCTGACATTATGGCAGCGACCTTGGCGCGATGTCAGCGGTCTGCTGAAGCGCTTCGAGGACCTGCTACTTGCCTCCATCGCACTTCTAGTGGTGCTACCCGTCATGGCCTTATCGGCACTGCTGATTAAACTAACAAGCACCGGCCCGGTGTTCTTCGTTCAGCCTCGTATTGGCTTTAACAACGAAATCATCGAAGTACTTAAGTTCCGGTCCATGTACTTGGATGACGCCGACTTTAAAGGTTTGCAAACGACAACGAAAAAGGATCCGCGCGTAACCCCAATTGGGCGCATCCTCCGGCGACTTAGCATAGATGAGTTGCCGCAGCTTTTCAATGTGCTCAGGGGGGACATGTCCATGGTAGGGCCAAGGCCTCACGCGACCCACATGCAGGTCGAGGACCGTTACTATCAGGAGGCGGTAAAGGGGTATGCTGGTCGGCATCGCGTGAAGCCAGGCATCACCGGCTTGGCACAAGTGAAAGGTCTTCGGGGCGAGATCCGAACATTGGAACGCGCGAAGCGCCGGGTGGAGCTTGATCAGCAGTATATCAATCAATGGTCCATCTGGTTGGACCTTTGGATCTTGATGCTAACCCTTCGAGCGGTTTTTCTGGATGCTGATGCATACTAA
- a CDS encoding tetratricopeptide repeat protein has protein sequence MLLASCVALAALAGCQSRQDRAGEAYQRYQAAAAAGDLSGVRQALLRLVSADDTVAEYWAELGKVQLQLGDYSAAYEAFLHAHELDPANASILAILTQITLRSGNLEQAEQRARELEIVAPEDPAVRLTFGYVALRRGDIEEANRQADLLLASAPYESSAKVLRARILLRSGESQQAIDVLREQVRLQPSDEPSLRALLSIYEFRELWPDAAATASHLLRLQPADGQLRAQLIESELRAGRALVAAQVTIEGLKSANATQIEKLLYPWVALGTQREIARAVFKFGKAATGARREAFARFLIAANQPQWVIELTQDAATLPINPTNAVPNALYGLAMARIGQRAAGLDRLNQVIAMDSSNADAIRGRAELRSAAGDHRLAIEDVQRLITLERQSAQARLMLARIYLAAGLPNDTRRTLWDAFHEITADRTIYVALRNWLLRTEGNDAAIRLSKEFEDQRNQRMARSFA, from the coding sequence TTGCTGCTTGCTTCGTGCGTCGCACTCGCTGCACTTGCGGGATGTCAATCACGACAGGACCGCGCCGGTGAAGCGTACCAAAGATACCAAGCGGCTGCCGCCGCGGGCGATCTGTCAGGCGTGCGTCAGGCTCTTCTGCGCCTTGTATCCGCTGATGACACTGTTGCTGAGTACTGGGCTGAACTCGGGAAAGTTCAACTTCAGCTTGGCGACTATTCGGCCGCGTACGAAGCTTTTTTGCACGCCCATGAACTTGATCCAGCGAACGCATCGATTCTTGCCATTCTAACCCAAATCACGCTGCGGTCAGGCAACTTAGAACAAGCAGAGCAGCGGGCGCGGGAGCTTGAGATAGTCGCACCTGAAGATCCAGCAGTGCGACTGACCTTCGGGTACGTAGCTTTGCGTCGCGGTGACATAGAGGAAGCAAATAGGCAGGCTGATCTTCTGCTAGCCTCGGCGCCCTACGAGTCCTCCGCCAAGGTTCTGCGAGCTCGAATCTTGCTTCGGTCGGGTGAGTCGCAGCAGGCCATCGACGTGCTGCGAGAGCAAGTACGCCTGCAGCCTTCGGATGAGCCCAGCCTCCGTGCTCTCCTAAGCATTTACGAATTTCGGGAGTTATGGCCCGACGCCGCAGCTACCGCGAGTCATCTGTTAAGATTGCAACCTGCAGACGGTCAGCTAAGGGCTCAGTTGATTGAGAGTGAGCTGAGGGCGGGTAGGGCCTTAGTTGCGGCTCAGGTGACAATTGAAGGGCTTAAAAGCGCGAACGCGACCCAGATTGAAAAGCTGTTGTATCCTTGGGTTGCCTTGGGAACACAGAGGGAAATAGCACGCGCGGTCTTCAAGTTTGGAAAGGCCGCAACTGGCGCTCGCCGAGAAGCGTTCGCGCGATTTCTGATTGCAGCCAATCAACCGCAATGGGTAATCGAACTTACGCAAGATGCTGCAACCCTGCCAATCAATCCGACAAACGCGGTGCCTAATGCTTTGTACGGCCTAGCAATGGCAAGAATTGGTCAGCGCGCCGCTGGTCTGGATCGGCTTAATCAGGTAATCGCAATGGACTCATCGAACGCAGACGCGATCCGTGGGCGTGCCGAGCTGCGCAGTGCGGCCGGGGATCACCGGCTGGCAATTGAGGACGTTCAGCGGCTAATCACGCTTGAGCGTCAATCTGCCCAAGCCCGGCTTATGTTGGCGCGGATCTACCTAGCAGCTGGACTCCCAAATGACACCAGGCGGACGCTCTGGGACGCCTTTCACGAAATTACTGCGGATCGTACGATTTATGTGGCTTTGAGGAACTGGCTTTTGAGGACCGAGGGGAACGACGCGGCTATTCGTCTTTCGAAAGAGTTCGAAGATCAACGAAACCAGCGAATGGCACGAAGTTTCGCATGA
- a CDS encoding polysaccharide biosynthesis/export family protein → MRFAVMTRIGVISENGSFHVRLLRVFILAAAIISGVPMQAAAQPGLPAAAGVAYRINPGDELEVLVWGEERLQRTVRVLPDGTFAFPLVGQISAAGRLPAELERTITIGLQPQYKGEVPRVSVSVKNPSGFQFSVIGKVKGPGTFTPGRYVNALEALSIGGGPTEFADLSNIRIVRKAGSNLEIIRVKIGDALRGNAGRLTASEIPQIISGDTLVVP, encoded by the coding sequence ATGCGGTTTGCCGTTATGACCCGAATCGGTGTCATCAGCGAAAATGGGAGTTTTCACGTGCGGCTACTTAGAGTTTTTATCCTAGCAGCAGCAATCATAAGTGGTGTGCCGATGCAGGCCGCTGCTCAGCCCGGTTTACCTGCAGCTGCCGGAGTAGCTTACCGCATCAACCCTGGGGATGAGCTCGAGGTGCTGGTTTGGGGCGAAGAGAGGCTGCAGCGGACTGTAAGGGTCTTGCCCGATGGGACTTTTGCATTCCCGCTAGTTGGCCAGATCTCTGCGGCAGGTCGGCTTCCCGCGGAACTCGAACGCACGATCACCATTGGACTTCAGCCGCAGTATAAGGGGGAAGTCCCGAGGGTGAGCGTATCCGTGAAGAACCCCTCCGGATTTCAATTTTCCGTGATTGGCAAGGTGAAAGGTCCTGGGACATTTACGCCAGGGCGTTACGTTAACGCTCTTGAAGCCCTCAGCATTGGCGGTGGCCCGACCGAGTTCGCTGACCTCAGCAACATCCGCATTGTACGAAAAGCGGGAAGCAATCTTGAGATTATTCGGGTGAAGATTGGCGATGCGCTAAGAGGAAACGCGGGTCGACTGACTGCTTCAGAGATCCCGCAGATCATTAGCGGCGACACGCTGGTGGTACCCTAA
- a CDS encoding WecB/TagA/CpsF family glycosyltransferase, translated as MLARLQGTDLPVVAGSDLTSRLLHEVVRPKDSIAIVGGSLKLLDQLRLLFPHVLFTQHIPPMGLRNDFAAQEAAADFVLRQNARFIFIAVGSPQQEMIAASVYRRGGAGGVALCVGAALDFVAGLQRRAPRPVQLLGLEWAYRLCRDPRRMWRRYLVEGPRIFILAARYRNSKPTDEG; from the coding sequence ATGTTGGCGCGTCTGCAGGGCACAGATTTGCCGGTGGTAGCCGGAAGTGATCTAACCTCGCGCTTGCTTCACGAGGTCGTACGGCCAAAGGACTCGATCGCTATCGTCGGGGGTAGCCTGAAGCTTCTAGACCAGCTCAGACTGCTCTTTCCACATGTACTATTTACTCAACACATTCCGCCAATGGGCCTACGCAACGATTTTGCGGCTCAAGAGGCAGCGGCAGATTTCGTTCTTCGCCAGAATGCGCGCTTTATATTTATAGCTGTAGGCTCACCGCAGCAGGAGATGATCGCCGCTTCGGTTTACCGTCGTGGCGGAGCTGGAGGAGTGGCACTATGCGTAGGGGCAGCTTTGGACTTTGTAGCGGGACTACAGCGTCGAGCTCCCCGCCCTGTGCAGCTACTCGGTTTAGAATGGGCTTACCGCCTTTGTAGAGATCCTAGACGTATGTGGCGTCGCTATCTGGTTGAGGGCCCTCGGATATTCATTTTGGCGGCACGGTATCGCAATTCCAAGCCGACTGATGAAGGCTAA
- a CDS encoding oligosaccharide flippase family protein: MWTYLAQATNFLMGFGSSIIVARLVSPRDFGIFGMAVAITSILNVFLQFGLARYIIREKTVNRDLLRSLFTVNTILTFGYFIAIQVGAWISLWTNAPEVGHFLLVFSLFPLIAIFEFIPGTLCARSMKFGIISTIAVIKALVIFSVTISFAHLGFAYMSFAWASVLAAAVTAICYNVACFRPDVWKPRFRDFRKLVHFGIDMIGVGGLNQLSSRAGEMALGSILGLGNLGLYTRASSLPTTLHLNVYGVGTNVIFSRLSQDLRDHGEFHQTYFRFMRLLLGALWPAMLGMAILAQPLVNLLYGSKWLGAATPLALLMLSTAVTLAIGMSAEIYILRHETRKQAKIETFRALVGLFLFLIGATFSLTLAALAKVLEVMIAYFIYRKPMDELVGGRPGELESVYRESLVLAVAACLPSGVLTLIFHNSPKTPLTLVFGSVALGVLFWVLLIIRLRHPIVDEVSNLWPVRQNAEPGPR; encoded by the coding sequence GTGTGGACTTACCTCGCCCAAGCGACCAATTTCCTTATGGGCTTTGGTTCATCGATCATCGTCGCCCGGCTAGTCAGTCCGCGTGATTTCGGCATCTTTGGGATGGCCGTCGCTATTACGTCCATCTTGAATGTATTTCTGCAGTTTGGGCTGGCGCGCTACATCATTCGGGAAAAAACAGTCAATCGCGACCTGTTGCGATCCCTCTTTACCGTGAACACCATCCTTACCTTCGGCTATTTCATTGCAATTCAGGTTGGCGCCTGGATTTCGCTGTGGACGAATGCTCCTGAAGTCGGGCACTTTCTCCTTGTCTTCTCCCTTTTTCCCTTGATCGCGATTTTCGAGTTTATCCCGGGCACTCTCTGCGCCCGCTCGATGAAATTCGGCATCATCTCGACAATTGCGGTGATCAAAGCGCTCGTCATTTTCTCGGTCACGATCAGCTTCGCCCACCTAGGTTTTGCCTACATGAGTTTCGCTTGGGCTTCGGTGCTTGCTGCGGCTGTGACGGCCATCTGCTACAATGTTGCCTGCTTCAGACCCGACGTCTGGAAACCGCGATTCAGGGATTTTCGTAAACTCGTTCACTTCGGGATCGACATGATCGGCGTCGGAGGCCTCAATCAGCTGAGCTCGCGCGCCGGCGAAATGGCGCTCGGGTCGATACTGGGGCTCGGCAACCTTGGTCTCTACACGCGCGCGTCCAGCTTACCGACTACCTTGCATCTGAATGTCTATGGGGTTGGGACAAACGTGATTTTCAGCCGCCTGTCGCAGGATCTGCGGGACCACGGCGAATTCCACCAAACCTATTTCCGTTTCATGCGGCTCTTGCTCGGTGCCCTGTGGCCGGCGATGCTCGGCATGGCCATCTTGGCTCAACCCTTGGTGAACCTGCTCTACGGGTCGAAATGGCTTGGAGCTGCGACGCCTCTGGCTCTGCTTATGCTCTCGACCGCTGTCACGCTCGCAATTGGAATGAGTGCCGAGATCTACATCCTGCGCCATGAAACGAGGAAACAGGCGAAGATCGAGACCTTTCGAGCTTTGGTCGGGTTGTTTCTGTTCCTGATCGGCGCGACCTTCAGCCTGACGCTGGCGGCGCTAGCCAAGGTGCTCGAAGTTATGATCGCTTACTTCATCTACCGAAAGCCGATGGATGAATTGGTCGGCGGGCGACCGGGAGAACTGGAGTCAGTCTACCGCGAGTCTCTCGTCCTTGCGGTTGCAGCATGTCTGCCGAGTGGCGTGCTGACCCTGATCTTTCACAATTCGCCGAAGACCCCACTGACTTTGGTATTCGGTTCGGTCGCCCTCGGCGTCCTATTCTGGGTTCTGCTGATTATTCGTCTGCGCCATCCGATTGTTGACGAGGTTAGCAACCTCTGGCCAGTTCGCCAGAACGCCGAACCCGGGCCAAGGTAA
- a CDS encoding glycosyltransferase, which translates to MIFTPYSLIGDWPSIAIRETVKLGKCYTIEADGVHGDILRKRHISHVAWKRWVKRNVEFPAFDLNYRYNLRHSALAIFQGQDVYNAYARYCPRPVKLNHHVPVYAGDHISPDQLETKLVSAQQGDRLKIVYAGRAIDMKGPLEWMATLQHLNERGVKFEATWLGDGPMLDAMKAQNIPGVHMAGFVGDRNLMLTVLRGAHVFLFCHNTLESARILGEALACGAPLIGFRTDYPADLVSDHGGGLFSDMGDVNGLAEIVARLDKDRTKLADLIASAAASGREFDRDALLRKRVEMVKANRASGKRLQLKDEHFERPGPHRLGT; encoded by the coding sequence TTGATCTTCACGCCGTACTCTTTGATCGGCGATTGGCCGAGCATTGCAATTCGCGAGACCGTAAAACTGGGCAAATGCTACACCATCGAAGCAGACGGGGTGCACGGCGACATTTTACGAAAGCGGCACATCAGCCATGTCGCATGGAAACGTTGGGTCAAGCGTAATGTAGAGTTCCCGGCATTCGATCTAAACTATCGTTACAACCTGCGGCACTCGGCCCTAGCCATTTTTCAGGGGCAGGACGTTTACAATGCCTATGCTCGCTACTGCCCTCGCCCAGTCAAGCTGAACCACCACGTTCCGGTCTACGCCGGCGACCACATTTCCCCAGATCAACTCGAAACAAAGCTGGTATCGGCTCAGCAAGGCGACAGGCTAAAGATCGTCTACGCCGGACGCGCAATTGACATGAAGGGGCCTCTCGAATGGATGGCGACCCTCCAGCACCTCAACGAACGAGGAGTTAAGTTCGAGGCGACTTGGCTTGGTGACGGGCCGATGCTCGACGCGATGAAAGCGCAAAACATTCCTGGCGTCCACATGGCAGGGTTCGTCGGCGACCGTAATCTAATGCTTACGGTCCTCAGAGGGGCTCACGTCTTCCTGTTCTGCCACAATACGCTCGAGTCGGCTCGCATCCTTGGCGAGGCCTTAGCCTGCGGTGCCCCGTTAATCGGTTTCCGCACGGACTATCCCGCTGACTTAGTGTCTGACCACGGTGGCGGTCTGTTCAGCGATATGGGCGACGTGAACGGCTTGGCAGAGATTGTGGCGAGACTAGACAAGGATCGGACCAAATTGGCCGACCTGATCGCAAGCGCGGCAGCATCAGGACGTGAGTTCGACCGAGATGCGTTGCTTCGAAAGAGAGTAGAGATGGTGAAGGCCAATCGTGCGAGCGGAAAGCGTCTTCAGCTCAAGGACGAGCATTTTGAGCGCCCTGGTCCGCACAGGCTGGGGACGTGA
- a CDS encoding SurA N-terminal domain-containing protein: MKSRFLLGLILVTTTLSGCQKKADGQTVAVVNNDEITSSELNAELAGANLPAGVDKKQATARVLQGLIDRKLVAQQARQEGIDRSPEFINRQRRVTEDLLIGMLTSRQLETGKIPTPAQIADIQSKQPQVFAKREAWKLEQLQYDTPKDPKVLAQVAQAKSLEQLSALLSQSSIPFQRGTNQLVTSVIPAEIYAKLVTLDPGEPFIVPAGNRSVASVIVARQPVPLPDSAARTQAVEMVRRQRASDLLQQRVKQLRTSAKIEYKEGYAPGK; encoded by the coding sequence ATGAAATCGCGCTTCCTTCTGGGGCTAATTCTGGTGACCACCACTTTGTCCGGTTGCCAGAAGAAAGCGGATGGTCAGACCGTTGCAGTCGTGAACAACGATGAGATTACCAGCTCAGAACTGAATGCAGAGCTCGCGGGGGCAAACCTTCCTGCAGGCGTGGACAAGAAGCAAGCCACTGCTAGAGTCCTGCAGGGTTTGATCGACCGTAAGCTGGTGGCGCAGCAAGCGCGTCAAGAAGGAATTGATCGCTCACCTGAGTTCATAAACCGGCAGCGCCGTGTGACCGAAGACCTATTGATTGGTATGCTCACCAGTCGACAGCTGGAGACTGGTAAGATTCCTACCCCTGCTCAGATTGCTGACATCCAATCTAAACAACCGCAGGTCTTCGCAAAACGGGAAGCCTGGAAGCTCGAACAGCTGCAGTACGACACGCCAAAGGACCCCAAGGTATTAGCGCAGGTGGCACAAGCTAAGTCCCTTGAGCAACTTTCAGCTCTGCTATCTCAATCAAGCATTCCGTTCCAGCGCGGCACTAACCAGCTTGTAACTAGTGTCATTCCTGCTGAGATTTATGCCAAGCTGGTGACGCTTGATCCGGGCGAGCCTTTTATCGTTCCCGCAGGCAACCGCTCAGTTGCAAGCGTCATTGTTGCAAGACAGCCTGTACCGCTTCCGGATTCGGCTGCCCGTACTCAGGCAGTTGAAATGGTTCGGCGTCAGAGGGCCTCTGACTTGCTTCAGCAGCGGGTAAAGCAGCTGCGGACCTCTGCAAAGATTGAGTATAAAGAGGGCTACGCTCCCGGGAAGTAA
- a CDS encoding cell wall hydrolase has translation MKANAPVKKISSVAQQLPPSWTGKAIRKSRLLILLAAFTLAVAAACVALLQGQNSGGTLRAQAVEPQRVSLPRLPAPDLLRALTPDDAKAANAERPIVERRYDPAASFRLTGQTASRLRAVECLTQAIYYEAASEGVDGGRAVAQVVLNRLRHPGYPNSVCGVVYEGSARTSGCQFSFTCDGSLAKIPIAYLWKRSRRIASEALAGRVFGPVGHATHYHADYVLPYWADSLDKAAVVGRHIFYSFRGKLGAKAAFHQGYADEEPAPPSPPPSLELIDPAQLSIAPEATTEAMSILEADKLIGLQPREKASTQQTTSLKADQGGGVLILGGSSAAKTKVEEPAKCPKGGVGQMKPLEANNLKFSSSSSGC, from the coding sequence ATGAAGGCTAATGCGCCGGTGAAGAAAATTTCGAGCGTGGCCCAGCAGCTCCCTCCGTCATGGACTGGGAAGGCCATCCGCAAGTCCCGACTGTTAATACTGTTGGCAGCCTTTACCCTTGCGGTTGCGGCTGCTTGCGTCGCCTTACTGCAAGGGCAGAACAGTGGCGGTACGTTACGAGCGCAAGCAGTTGAGCCCCAACGTGTATCATTGCCGCGGTTACCTGCTCCTGATCTGCTACGAGCGCTCACGCCCGATGATGCAAAGGCCGCCAACGCCGAGCGGCCCATTGTAGAGCGACGCTATGATCCTGCCGCGAGTTTTAGGCTTACCGGCCAGACTGCCAGCCGCCTACGTGCGGTCGAGTGCCTGACCCAGGCCATTTATTATGAGGCAGCGTCCGAAGGCGTGGATGGAGGGCGCGCTGTAGCGCAAGTCGTTTTGAACAGACTGCGTCATCCCGGCTATCCCAACTCCGTTTGCGGTGTAGTTTATGAAGGCAGTGCCCGGACATCAGGTTGCCAGTTCAGTTTCACTTGCGACGGCTCGTTAGCAAAGATCCCGATAGCGTACCTTTGGAAACGTTCTCGCCGCATTGCTAGTGAGGCGTTGGCGGGCCGTGTATTTGGGCCAGTTGGCCACGCGACGCATTATCACGCGGACTATGTCCTTCCATATTGGGCAGATTCGCTTGACAAAGCTGCAGTAGTAGGACGGCACATCTTTTACAGTTTTCGGGGAAAATTGGGAGCCAAGGCAGCGTTTCACCAAGGCTATGCAGACGAAGAGCCCGCTCCACCGTCTCCTCCACCTTCGCTCGAGTTGATCGACCCAGCGCAGCTTTCCATCGCTCCGGAGGCCACAACTGAAGCTATGTCTATACTTGAGGCAGACAAACTGATCGGTCTGCAGCCTCGGGAGAAGGCGAGTACGCAACAAACTACATCACTGAAGGCTGATCAAGGTGGGGGTGTGTTGATTCTTGGCGGATCTTCTGCGGCAAAGACCAAGGTCGAAGAACCTGCTAAATGCCCGAAGGGAGGAGTGGGACAGATGAAGCCACTAGAAGCGAATAACCTTAAGTTCTCCTCCTCATCCAGCGGCTGCTAA